From Deltaproteobacteria bacterium, the proteins below share one genomic window:
- a CDS encoding ZIP family magnesium transporter: MVSALTFAAIAAAADVAGSLVVMRAHRGGHAPLRYFVAAGAGFMLAAAFVRMLPESTHVPHAFSFVLMGYFGVHLFEHTVAPHFHFGEETHTGAILKPAAAYLAILGLGVHTLFDGVAIAAGFMVAPTLGLLLFLAVLLHKVPEGFTVASIMLASGRSRVAAVLAGTALGVLTLLGAVATTLLAGRHVGYALALSAGVTIYVAASDLIPEVNREGGPALAWTVFGGLVLFTCADWALSRFGLE, translated from the coding sequence GCCGCCGACGTCGCCGGATCGCTCGTGGTCATGCGAGCGCACCGCGGCGGGCACGCTCCCCTGCGCTACTTCGTCGCTGCTGGTGCCGGCTTCATGCTGGCGGCGGCCTTCGTCCGGATGTTGCCCGAGAGCACGCACGTGCCACACGCGTTCTCGTTCGTGCTGATGGGGTACTTTGGCGTCCACCTGTTCGAGCACACGGTCGCCCCGCACTTCCACTTCGGCGAGGAGACGCACACGGGCGCAATTTTGAAACCAGCGGCTGCGTACCTCGCGATCCTGGGCCTCGGCGTACACACGCTGTTCGACGGCGTGGCCATCGCCGCCGGATTCATGGTGGCCCCGACGCTCGGCCTCCTGCTCTTCTTGGCCGTCCTGCTCCACAAGGTGCCCGAAGGCTTCACCGTCGCGTCGATCATGCTGGCGAGCGGGCGCTCGCGGGTCGCGGCGGTGCTCGCCGGGACGGCGCTCGGCGTGCTGACGCTGCTCGGCGCGGTGGCGACGACCCTGCTCGCCGGCCGACACGTCGGGTATGCGCTCGCGCTCTCGGCCGGTGTCACGATCTACGTCGCGGCCTCGGACCTGATCCCGGAGGTGAACCGCGAGGGCGGGCCCGCACTCGCGTGGACGGTGTTCGGGGGGCTCGTGCTGTTCACGTGCGCCGACTGGGCGCTGTCGCGCTTCGGCCTCGAGTAG